From the genome of Candidatus Nitrospira nitrosa:
CAACAATGCCGTGATTGAAGTCACACTGACGAGTAAAGATGATGGATCAATGGCAACGTTGGATGGGCAAGTCGGCGTGGCCATGACACAGGGCGACACCGCCGTTATCCAAGCTTCAGAGAGCCGGACTCGGCTCATCAGGTTTCCGGAAAGCCACTATTATGAAGTCTTACGGGAAAAGTTAAAGTGGGGACATAGTTAAGGACGGGATAACGATCTATCGGCTTCAACTACTCGTCTGTTCGATATACTTCAGCATATCCTGGTTCGCCGAAAACTTGAACTCACCGATACAGTCGGTCTTCTCGGAGAACGAACGTTCAGCCGCATCTAGAGCCCCCAACCCATTCACATCAACCGGACGACTCTGCCGTTGCTTTAACTTCGTGTGCAGGCGGTCCAGCACGATGTTCACCCCTCCCCCGCCAGACTTAGCGCCCAAATACCGTTCAACCACCTCCGCACACCAATCTCCATCACGTTTTGCAACACCAACGAGGCCTTCACTGGCTTTTCGAGCCCAACCCGCCAAGAACACCCCTTCCATGACCTTGCCCGTCGATTCATCGTAAGCCTGAAACAGGGCATCATCAGGATCATTCCCCGTCTTGTTGGGATTAGTGGTAAACACTCCGTTCTTATAGGGAAGACCGACTGTCTCATCGACCCTATCGCCGACGGCAAACACCACTGAATCACAAGGAAACTCATAGTACGTTTTTAGGCCGACAGCGACCGTATCCTCTCCTTTGGGATCGAGCCGATTGTCTTCCATTTCAAGTCCGCGAACACGATTGTTGGGATCAATGAGAATCCGTTTTGGAGAGGCCAGGAAACGAAAGCCCATCTTTGTCTCAGACACCTTGGGTTCGCATTTAGTAAACTCGCCGGTAAAGGCCTTCAGGACTTCATCAGGATTTTGGCCGACCCTGGTGAGACGGTCCTTGATGCGACTAAACTCAGCGCTGATCCCCTCAAGGTCCATATTGGCACAGATACTCCGAATCTCCTTGGGATTGTATTTTCGTTCGACCGGCCCACGTCTCACGATCGCCGTAACCCGTTCGACCTGTTTATAGCGGGTTAACCAGTGGGCAATATCCACCATCACGTCACCAGCTCCGATCACCGCAACGTGCTTTCCCATGTCAAACGGGCGATCCCCAAATCCCGGGAGTCGGTTAAAGTGATAGACGACGTCCTTTGCGTGGAACACGCCTTGTGCAGAATCTCCTTCCACACCAATGGCTTTGGTTCCCTGAGCACCGATCGTAAAGACAACCGCGCTCGCTCCCAACCCACACACCTCTTCAACTGTGAGGTCCTTGCCGTTCCCAATCGTGACGTTCCCTAAATAATGGACGTTCTTCTGTTGAAGGAGCTCCCAGTACTGTTTTTTAAGACCACCGCGAAGCTTCAACTTGGATGGGAAGATCCCATATTCCGCCAACCCACC
Proteins encoded in this window:
- a CDS encoding FAD-dependent oxidoreductase, which encodes MSGLQTHVVIVAGAGPAGMAVAAALSKVGHEVIILNRDIKFGGLAEYGIFPSKLKLRGGLKKQYWELLQQKNVHYLGNVTIGNGKDLTVEEVCGLGASAVVFTIGAQGTKAIGVEGDSAQGVFHAKDVVYHFNRLPGFGDRPFDMGKHVAVIGAGDVMVDIAHWLTRYKQVERVTAIVRRGPVERKYNPKEIRSICANMDLEGISAEFSRIKDRLTRVGQNPDEVLKAFTGEFTKCEPKVSETKMGFRFLASPKRILIDPNNRVRGLEMEDNRLDPKGEDTVAVGLKTYYEFPCDSVVFAVGDRVDETVGLPYKNGVFTTNPNKTGNDPDDALFQAYDESTGKVMEGVFLAGWARKASEGLVGVAKRDGDWCAEVVERYLGAKSGGGGVNIVLDRLHTKLKQRQSRPVDVNGLGALDAAERSFSEKTDCIGEFKFSANQDMLKYIEQTSS